A stretch of the Cyprinus carpio isolate SPL01 chromosome B4, ASM1834038v1, whole genome shotgun sequence genome encodes the following:
- the LOC109045803 gene encoding G2/M phase-specific E3 ubiquitin-protein ligase-like, which translates to MDITLPDIVANLSLTIDHKRVRRFNISRANVWDGAVRGFKRTTYSETCEMLVKFTDDIGVLEEGIDTGGPRREFLTLLMKHLKDRPIFDGPEGHRFLVYNANAVREDEYYLAGKRISVSVVHGGPGPHFLSKDLVHYLAGQPSFKAPVNLITDEEIGKALPDIENAASLDALHECMMRHSTMLQTAGCLRHVATVEEKREIVSDYLQWYIIDCNSSVIDRFREGLSTLEILTALHPHPTLLAPAPALTAFDLEILFKPDLSPSGSNRRLKESQTMGYWADYLLDCKGRPGCCVCARCFDVCYWAVFTSPIWLGTTATNRVPG; encoded by the exons ATGGACATTACATTACCTGACATCGTAGCAAACCTGTCACTTACTATTGATCATAAAAGAGTCCGCAGGTTCAACATCTCAAGGGCTAATGTTTGGGATGGGGCAGTCAGAGGTTTCAAGCGTACAACATATTCTGAAACCTGTGAAATGCTGGTCAAATTTACTGATGATATTGGTGTTCTGGAAGAGGGAATTGACACTGGTGGTCCGAGACGCGAGTTTTTAACTCTACTAATGAAACATCTAAAAGACCGGCCCATTTTTGATGGACCAGAAGGACATCGATTCTTGGTCTACAATGCAAATG CGGTTAGGGAGGATGAATACTACCTGGCAGGAAAGAGGATTTCTGTGTCAGTAGTGCACGGAGGTCCAGGACCCCATTTCCTGTCGAAAGATCTTGTACATTATCTTGCAGGCCAGCCTTCATTCAAAGCACCAGTTAATTTAATAACTGATGAAGAAATAGGGAAAGCTTTGCCAGAT ATTGAGAATGCTGCTTCATTGGATGCTCTGCACGAATGTATGATGAGACACAGCACAATGTTACAGACAGCAGGTTGTCTGAGACATGTGGCTACTgtggaagaaaagagagaaattgtTTCAGACTACCTCCAATGGTATATTATTGACTGCAactc ATCTGTAATTGACAG ATTCAGGGAGGGTCTTTCAACCCTGGAGATTTTGACTGCACTACACCCACACCCTACTTTGCTGGCCCCTGCCCCTGCCCTCACTGCTTTTGACCTTGAGATACTCTTCAAACCTGACCTCAGTCCTTCGGGGAGTAATCGAAGACTTAAAGAAAGTCAAACCATGGGCTACTGGGCAGACTATCTCCTTGATTGTAAAGg aaGGCCAGGCTGCTGTGTCTGTGCAAGATGTTTTGATGTTTGCTACTGGGCTGTCTTCACTTCCCCCATCTGGCTTGGAACCACTGCCACAAATAGAGTTCCTGGATGA